ACACCTGGGTAAAGCTGCCAAAAGGCGTACGAGTTGCGCGACGTACCTGGCCACTGCCATTACAGGTCGAGCAAGTGCGAGGTCGAGTGCCAGACTTCGCCCCCGTGCCATTGCACGTGCCGCAATTTTCTAGATGAGGAACCCGAATCTCGCGCTCACCGCCAAAGACTGCCTCTCGGAAATCGAGCTTGAGGTCTAGGCGCAGATCGTCGCCCCGTGCCGGGCCTCGCCGCCGCGCAGTTCCCTGGGGCGCCCCACCCGCAAAGCCACTAAAGAAGCTCTCAAAAATATCAGCGAAGCCACTGACATCGCCAAAATCCTGAAAACCGGCTGCTCCTGCGCCAGAGCCGACGCCCGCCTCGCCGAAGCGATCGTATCTTGCCCGCATTTCTGGTTCGGACAGAATTTCGTAGGCTCGATTGATCTCTTTAAATCGGTCCTCTGCCCCTGCTTCCTTATTGACGTCAGGGTGATATTTGCGAGCCAAACGCCGATAGGCACGTTTGATCTCCTCTTTGTCGGCATCCCGAGCGACGCCTAGCGTTTCGTAATAATCACGGGGCATAGAGCGTGGATTCAGCAGTGAACAAGTAACCGGCAATTTGAACCCTGGCGGGAAATACCCAAAGCTGCTGCAATAGACAGCCTGGATTTCTTGATCAACAGCGATGACCGCCAATCTGCAAACAGGGGATTGGGCTTGCGCAGCCTCCTAAAAGAAGATGAGCTGGCCCAGAGCTTTTCCTGACTCCTGTAGCTGCTGGCGTGATTGACTGCTACGGCAGATCCGTCGGAAAAGCCATTTCCGCCTAGAACGAGCGCACAAGTTCTACGGTGAGCTGTTGATTTGAGTGTGCTGGCAAGTCAATGGCCATTCAAATGGTAGCACTGTCAGTTTTGGGTCGTCTTGTTGCAGAGAGTTTCCTCAAAATGAATCTAGGGAATATCAGTTGTGGTTGAGCGCGGGCGAGGCAGATCGCCCCTTTGCCTGATCGAGCGTCTCGCCTCCGGGCGCGTCGAGATTACAACAGGCACTAATCGACCGCTTCGTAATCAGCCGTCACCGTATCGTCTTCATCAAAGCTAAAGTCATCGTCATTGGCCACTTCAGGAATTAGGCCCGCTTCATTCTCTAGCCCATAACCTGCAGAAGCAACGCCGCTTCCATCGCCCTCGCTAGCGCGCTGGTAAACCGACGTACCAATCGAGAAAACAACCTGCTGGAACGTGTCGAGATTTTGCTTCACTTCGTCGACGTTAGCAGCGGGGTTCGCGAGGAGCATCCGGAGAGCGTCGGCCTGCTGCTGCGCCGTCGCTTGCAACTCACTGTCGATGAACTCTGCGTTGTCTTTAATTGTGGTTTCGTAGCTGTAGAACAGGCTGTCAGCTTGATTTTTGAGCTCGACGAGCTGCTTGCGCCGGACATCGTCTTCTGCAAAGGTCTCAGCTTCTTGGCGCATCCGCTCCACTTCAGTTTGGCTGAGGCCCCCTGTGTTGCTGATCCGAATGCTCTGCTCTCGGCCGGTCCCTTTATCCCGAGCCGCAACGTTGAGAATGCCGTTGGCGTCAATCTCAAAGGCGACTTCAATCTGCGGGACGCCCCTCGGGGCGGGCGGGATGCCGGTGAGCTGGAATTTGCCCAGGCTTTTGTTGTCGCGGGCCATGGCTCTTTCTCCTTGGAGCACATGGATTTCCACAGAAGTCTGGCCATCGGTGGCGGTGGAGAATACCTGGGACTTGCTGGTGGGAATGGTAGTGTTGCGCTCGATGATCTTGGTGAAGACTTCACCAAGGGTCTCGATGCCCAGCGATAGGGGCGTGACGTCTAGCAGCAGAAGGTCTTTGACTTCGCCGCCGAGGACGCCGCCTTGAATGGCTGCACCGAGGGCAACGGCTTCGTCAGGGTTGACGGAGCGATCGGGGGCTTTGCCGCCAAAGAAGTTGCGAATGGCATCCTGAACGGCGGGAATGCGCGTAGAACCGCCGACAAGCAGAATCCGGTTGACGTCATCGGGGGTAAAGTTGGCGTCACGGATCGCCTGCTCCACCGGATGAATGGTGCCTTCGATGAGCTTGCTGGCGAGCTCTTCAAATTTGGCGCGGGACAGCTCCATCTCCAGGTGCTTGGGCCCGGTTTCATCAGCCGTGATGAAGGGCAGGTTGATGGAGGTGTTGAGCATGCTGGA
This genomic stretch from Geitlerinema sp. PCC 7407 harbors:
- the dnaK gene encoding molecular chaperone DnaK, which produces MGKVIGIDLGTTNSCVSVLEGGQPIVIPNTEGGRTTPSMVGFGKAGDRLVGQLAKRQAVTNAENTVYSIKRFIGRRWDDTVEERSRVPYNCAKGRDDTVDVQIRGRTYTPQEVSAMILQKLKQDAENYLGEPVTQAVITVPAYFTDAQRQATKDAGTIAGLEVLRIINEPTAAALSYGLDKQDQDQTILVFDLGGGTFDVSILQLGDGIFEVKATAGNNHLGGDDFDNSIVQWMIECFREQEGIDLSVDKMALQRLREAAEKAKIELSSMLNTSINLPFITADETGPKHLEMELSRAKFEELASKLIEGTIHPVEQAIRDANFTPDDVNRILLVGGSTRIPAVQDAIRNFFGGKAPDRSVNPDEAVALGAAIQGGVLGGEVKDLLLLDVTPLSLGIETLGEVFTKIIERNTTIPTSKSQVFSTATDGQTSVEIHVLQGERAMARDNKSLGKFQLTGIPPAPRGVPQIEVAFEIDANGILNVAARDKGTGREQSIRISNTGGLSQTEVERMRQEAETFAEDDVRRKQLVELKNQADSLFYSYETTIKDNAEFIDSELQATAQQQADALRMLLANPAANVDEVKQNLDTFQQVVFSIGTSVYQRASEGDGSGVASAGYGLENEAGLIPEVANDDDFSFDEDDTVTADYEAVD
- the dnaJ gene encoding molecular chaperone DnaJ; translated protein: MPRDYYETLGVARDADKEEIKRAYRRLARKYHPDVNKEAGAEDRFKEINRAYEILSEPEMRARYDRFGEAGVGSGAGAAGFQDFGDVSGFADIFESFFSGFAGGAPQGTARRRGPARGDDLRLDLKLDFREAVFGGEREIRVPHLENCGTCNGTGAKSGTRPRTCSTCNGSGQVRRATRTPFGSFTQVSVCPTCNGEGQVVEEKCEVCGGNGRKQETKKLKITIPAGVDSGTRLRVSKEGDAGQRGGPPGDLYVYLFVNEDPEFQRDGINILSEIKISYLQAILGCRLEVNTVDGPEELLIPAGTQPGTVLTLESRGVPKLGNSVSRGDHLITVQVEIPTRVSTEERELLEKLAKLRGDRIGKGGIEGFLGGLFRG